One segment of Asaia bogorensis NBRC 16594 DNA contains the following:
- a CDS encoding siderophore-interacting protein: MTSNLPPLPPTKIRHPLRLRQIEVARIIPLSDTMRRVVFKGADLHDFVTAGTDDHVKLFFPQPGETHPVLPDMNADRTAPRDPRIIARDYTPRRFDEENGELTIDFVLHDSGPATQWAAQARPGQRLGMGGPKASNIPHERLTSHLLIADDTGLPAIARTLEELSPEHSAVVVLDTQESDKTYPLTSRAWVDLFRCDRAAGQSLADLLRLVVLPATETLNVWIAAEIDTVRALRDHLVNEEAIPRSRIRAAGYWRRNTEAGGARVDD, translated from the coding sequence ATGACCAGCAATTTGCCCCCTCTGCCCCCCACCAAGATCCGCCATCCGCTTCGGCTGAGGCAGATCGAGGTGGCACGAATCATCCCGCTATCCGACACCATGCGGCGCGTCGTCTTTAAGGGTGCCGACCTGCATGATTTCGTCACCGCCGGGACCGATGATCATGTTAAGCTGTTCTTTCCCCAGCCCGGCGAGACCCATCCTGTCCTGCCTGACATGAATGCCGACCGTACGGCACCGCGTGATCCACGTATCATTGCCCGCGACTATACGCCGCGGCGCTTTGACGAAGAAAACGGCGAACTCACCATCGATTTCGTGCTGCACGACTCAGGCCCGGCCACCCAATGGGCTGCTCAGGCCAGACCGGGGCAGCGTCTTGGGATGGGTGGTCCCAAAGCCTCGAATATCCCGCATGAGCGCCTCACCTCGCATCTGCTGATCGCCGATGACACGGGCCTGCCCGCCATCGCCCGTACGCTGGAAGAATTATCGCCCGAACACAGCGCTGTGGTGGTTCTTGATACGCAGGAAAGCGACAAGACCTACCCGTTGACGAGCCGCGCCTGGGTCGATCTCTTCCGCTGTGACAGGGCCGCTGGACAAAGCCTCGCCGATCTTCTGCGCCTGGTCGTTCTGCCTGCCACAGAGACGCTCAATGTCTGGATCGCGGCCGAGATCGATACCGTGCGTGCCCTGCGCGACCATCTGGTGAATGAGGAAGCCATCCCACGCAGCCGGATCAGGGCAGCCGGATACTGGCGCCGCAACACCGAGGCGGGCGGTGCACGGGTGGATGACTGA
- a CDS encoding NAD-dependent succinate-semialdehyde dehydrogenase — protein MTHPASGDCVFTVNPATGETLGRYPFLSEQAVDDMLARAQEGFMSWRAKTLGARLDLLHRLAAGLRARKEELARLAVSEMGKTITSARAEVEKCASVIDWYGEHAPALLRDKPMPVPMGKAHLSYAPTGIVLAVMPWNFPYWQIIRAAVPILAGGNGFIVKPAENTLGCGALLNEIAQDCDLGDVFISANLAREQTARVIADERISGVTVTGSVRVGRLLAGMAGENGKKTVLELGGSDPFIVLADADLDKAVDAAVTARFANCGQVCIAAKRIILEAPIAEAFTERFLDKVRALRLEDPMSDGAFIGPMARTDLRDGLHKQVQQSIAEGARVVVGGEAVNRPGAWYEPTVLLDVTPGMTAFSEELFGPVACLITAQDIDHAITLANDSAYGLGASLWTQDERLGLALSQRIESGGVFINRITASDPALPIGGVKASGYGRELTELGLHEFMNIKTVWAC, from the coding sequence ATGACCCATCCTGCGTCAGGCGATTGCGTATTCACGGTCAACCCGGCCACCGGAGAAACGCTGGGGCGCTACCCGTTTCTGTCGGAGCAGGCGGTCGATGACATGCTGGCCCGTGCCCAGGAGGGGTTTATGTCATGGCGCGCCAAAACCTTGGGCGCACGGCTTGATCTGCTCCACCGTCTTGCAGCAGGGCTTCGTGCGCGCAAGGAGGAGCTGGCCCGCCTTGCCGTGAGTGAAATGGGCAAAACCATAACTTCAGCGCGTGCCGAAGTCGAAAAATGCGCCTCGGTTATCGACTGGTATGGCGAACACGCACCGGCCTTGCTGAGGGACAAACCCATGCCCGTACCGATGGGCAAGGCCCATCTGAGCTACGCGCCTACCGGCATTGTGCTGGCGGTTATGCCGTGGAATTTCCCGTACTGGCAGATCATTCGCGCTGCCGTGCCCATTCTGGCCGGAGGCAATGGTTTTATCGTGAAGCCTGCCGAAAACACGCTGGGCTGCGGCGCATTGCTGAATGAGATCGCGCAGGATTGCGATCTTGGCGATGTGTTCATCTCCGCCAATCTCGCTCGTGAGCAGACCGCACGCGTCATTGCCGATGAGCGGATTTCAGGCGTGACGGTTACGGGCAGTGTCAGGGTCGGGCGTCTCCTCGCTGGGATGGCCGGTGAGAACGGCAAGAAGACCGTTCTGGAACTGGGTGGGTCTGACCCGTTCATCGTGCTGGCTGATGCCGATCTGGACAAGGCCGTCGATGCCGCCGTGACGGCGCGCTTCGCAAATTGCGGGCAGGTCTGCATTGCCGCCAAGCGGATCATCCTCGAAGCGCCGATTGCCGAGGCCTTCACGGAACGTTTTCTCGATAAGGTAAGAGCGCTTCGTCTCGAAGATCCTATGAGTGATGGCGCCTTTATCGGCCCGATGGCACGCACTGACCTGCGCGATGGCCTGCACAAGCAGGTGCAGCAGAGCATCGCGGAAGGTGCGCGGGTTGTGGTCGGCGGCGAGGCTGTGAACCGTCCCGGTGCGTGGTACGAGCCGACCGTGCTACTGGACGTCACCCCCGGCATGACCGCCTTCAGCGAAGAGCTTTTCGGGCCTGTCGCCTGCCTGATCACGGCACAGGATATCGATCATGCCATTACGCTGGCCAATGACAGTGCCTATGGCCTTGGCGCGAGCCTGTGGACACAGGATGAGCGCCTTGGTCTTGCTCTGTCACAGCGCATCGAATCGGGTGGCGTATTCATCAACCGTATCACCGCCTCGGACCCCGCTTTGCCGATCGGTGGCGTTAAGGCGAGTGGCTACGGGCGCGAATTGACCGAACTCGGCCTGCATGAGTTCATGAACATCAAGACGGTCTGGGCCTGCTGA
- a CDS encoding EcsC family protein, translating into MATANGSTIPGIGEIAPMNLDSESLAQLQAALAKVEHGRGVLVRLADLMGGAVGQATRIGMQGLGMAPAIQTKLQGLAEASIARAFDIAVLGMTQESVTKAPKWRDPAAQAAVAVSGALGGFGGVVGLMPDIGFTTLTIMREIARIAREEGEDLSDDETRRACLEVFALKGFLAGQNADESELGFFSARALMRGKPIVLLIAEVASHYGIGLSRKFALQMVPVAGALCGASLNAAFLSHYRALARAHFTIRRLERQHGPIVRDTAQHMRQTGADAASA; encoded by the coding sequence ATGGCTACAGCAAACGGATCGACGATCCCCGGAATCGGTGAGATCGCCCCGATGAACCTCGATAGCGAGTCGCTCGCCCAGCTCCAGGCGGCTCTGGCCAAGGTCGAACATGGGCGCGGCGTGCTCGTGCGCCTAGCGGATCTGATGGGTGGCGCTGTGGGGCAGGCGACCCGTATCGGCATGCAGGGGCTGGGCATGGCCCCGGCGATCCAGACAAAGCTTCAGGGTCTGGCTGAAGCCTCGATTGCCCGTGCTTTCGATATTGCAGTGCTCGGCATGACGCAGGAATCGGTGACCAAGGCCCCGAAATGGCGTGACCCGGCGGCTCAGGCGGCGGTTGCTGTTTCAGGGGCACTGGGTGGTTTCGGTGGCGTGGTCGGGCTGATGCCCGATATCGGTTTCACCACACTCACCATCATGCGCGAGATTGCCCGCATCGCCCGTGAAGAGGGTGAGGATCTGAGCGATGACGAAACCCGCCGCGCCTGTCTCGAAGTGTTTGCCCTGAAGGGATTTCTTGCGGGTCAGAACGCCGATGAGAGCGAGCTGGGCTTCTTCTCTGCCCGTGCCCTGATGCGAGGCAAGCCGATTGTCCTCCTTATTGCGGAGGTCGCTTCACATTACGGCATCGGGCTTTCGCGCAAGTTTGCCCTGCAGATGGTGCCGGTTGCCGGTGCGCTTTGCGGCGCGTCGCTCAACGCGGCTTTCCTCTCGCATTATAGGGCGCTCGCCCGGGCGCATTTCACCATCCGACGCCTTGAGCGTCAGCATGGTCCTATCGTGCGCGATACCGCCCAGCATATGCGCCAGACAGGCGCTGACGCCGCATCGGCCTAA
- a CDS encoding phytanoyl-CoA dioxygenase family protein: MKADNLSVLRASRNWYSPDHATLEELQTLTERQITLRDYPLAASIGAGQVPLYDCGDIRRLTLTQEGRELVMAEWAQALRDGPGIVVLKKAFDDMAALDRVTHRFDALITLQKRDGVQSGDHFAKAGANDRVWNALEKLCLFDPEGFARYYSNEMVALVSEAWLGPAYQITSQVNVVNPGGEAQTVHRDYHLGFQSTEQVTRYPVHVHAVSPFLTLQGAVAHCDMPLESGPTLYKPFTQQYGPGYLATQSAEIREWFQNTHVQLPLEKGDAVFFNPALFHAAGRNHSRSIRRMANLLQVSSPFGRAMENMDRARMAKALYPVLKRLQTERALGRGAVMHAVAACAEGYAFPTNLDRDPPINGLAPQSQQALMTQALQENWEPSRFEAALDERVRCTQT; this comes from the coding sequence GTGAAAGCGGACAATCTCTCTGTATTGCGGGCAAGCCGCAACTGGTACTCCCCGGATCATGCCACGCTGGAAGAGCTGCAAACGCTGACCGAGCGGCAGATCACGCTGCGCGATTATCCTCTGGCTGCCTCTATCGGTGCCGGGCAGGTTCCCCTTTACGATTGCGGTGATATCCGGCGCCTTACCCTGACCCAGGAGGGACGTGAGCTGGTGATGGCCGAATGGGCGCAGGCGCTGCGTGACGGCCCGGGCATTGTGGTGCTCAAGAAGGCCTTTGACGATATGGCCGCACTTGACCGCGTGACGCATCGGTTCGACGCGTTGATCACTCTGCAAAAACGCGATGGGGTGCAGTCGGGCGATCACTTCGCCAAGGCCGGAGCCAATGATCGCGTCTGGAACGCACTGGAAAAGCTCTGCCTTTTCGATCCGGAAGGGTTCGCCCGTTACTACAGCAATGAAATGGTCGCGCTCGTAAGTGAGGCCTGGCTTGGCCCGGCTTACCAGATCACGTCACAGGTTAATGTGGTTAATCCCGGCGGTGAGGCGCAGACGGTCCATCGCGACTATCATCTCGGATTCCAGTCCACCGAGCAGGTCACCCGCTATCCGGTGCATGTGCACGCCGTCTCACCTTTCCTGACTCTGCAGGGGGCGGTCGCCCATTGTGACATGCCGCTCGAGAGCGGGCCGACGCTCTACAAGCCATTCACTCAGCAATACGGCCCCGGTTACTTGGCAACCCAGAGTGCCGAGATCAGGGAGTGGTTCCAGAACACCCATGTGCAGCTCCCTCTGGAAAAGGGTGACGCCGTGTTTTTTAATCCGGCGCTCTTTCATGCTGCCGGGAGAAATCATTCCCGGTCCATACGGCGTATGGCCAATCTGCTTCAGGTTTCCTCCCCCTTCGGCCGTGCAATGGAAAACATGGATCGCGCGCGAATGGCCAAGGCTCTCTACCCTGTGCTCAAGCGTCTCCAGACCGAGCGGGCGCTTGGGCGCGGTGCCGTAATGCACGCTGTTGCAGCTTGTGCTGAGGGTTATGCCTTCCCGACCAATCTCGACCGTGATCCACCCATCAATGGTTTGGCGCCCCAAAGTCAGCAGGCTCTCATGACTCAGGCCTTGCAGGAAAACTGGGAGCCGTCGCGTTTTGAAGCGGCACTCGATGAACGTGTGCGCTGCACCCAAACCTGA
- a CDS encoding PadR family transcriptional regulator has translation MFFRHHLRHALNRHDGFGHGSDHRFGGGMGGGFGGRFGRRRGGDIPGGRKLSAEELQLVILALLAESPAHGYEIIRRLEERTNGFYKPSPGMVYPAMTYLEEIGQAEVTQEGTRKLYTLTDQGQAYLAENRAEADRILEILTRIGSRMSEVREAFAGLHDVDPEAADGLHKARHHLKAALYKHRGCSPVEARRIAAILMRAAAEIMGKESS, from the coding sequence ATGTTTTTTCGCCATCATCTACGTCATGCCCTCAATCGCCATGACGGTTTCGGTCACGGGTCGGACCATCGCTTTGGCGGTGGCATGGGCGGGGGTTTCGGAGGCCGCTTCGGCCGCCGCCGGGGCGGTGACATTCCGGGCGGTCGCAAGCTGAGCGCCGAAGAACTGCAACTGGTCATTCTCGCCCTGCTGGCCGAGAGTCCGGCGCACGGTTACGAAATCATCCGCCGCCTCGAGGAGCGGACAAACGGTTTCTACAAGCCGAGCCCCGGCATGGTGTACCCTGCCATGACCTATCTGGAAGAGATCGGCCAGGCCGAGGTCACTCAGGAAGGAACCCGCAAACTCTACACCCTGACAGATCAGGGGCAGGCTTATCTTGCGGAAAACCGCGCAGAAGCCGATCGTATTCTTGAAATCCTGACACGCATTGGCAGCCGCATGAGCGAAGTTCGCGAAGCGTTTGCCGGGCTGCATGATGTCGATCCCGAGGCCGCAGACGGGCTGCACAAGGCGCGTCATCACCTCAAGGCAGCGCTCTACAAGCATCGTGGGTGCAGCCCTGTCGAAGCCAGACGGATCGCTGCCATCCTGATGCGCGCTGCCGCTGAAATCATGGGCAAGGAATCGTCATGA